From a single Okeanomitos corallinicola TIOX110 genomic region:
- a CDS encoding 4a-hydroxytetrahydrobiopterin dehydratase has translation MAAQKLSETELQQALNSLPGWQIKEGKLYKEYKFKDFSTALGWMVTVGVHAEKMGHHPEWFNVYNTVRVNLVTHDIGNAISNLDVELAKKMEENYK, from the coding sequence ATGGCAGCACAAAAACTTAGCGAAACCGAACTACAACAAGCCTTAAATAGTTTACCAGGTTGGCAAATCAAAGAAGGTAAATTATATAAGGAATATAAATTTAAAGACTTTTCCACAGCTTTAGGTTGGATGGTAACTGTAGGTGTTCATGCAGAAAAAATGGGACATCACCCAGAATGGTTTAATGTTTACAACACTGTGAGAGTGAATCTTGTTACCCATGACATCGGTAATGCTATCAGTAATTTAGATGTGGAATTAGCCAAGAAAATGGAAGAAAATTATAAGTAA
- a CDS encoding tetratricopeptide repeat protein: MQYKYTIPTLFILTSVTLTQPATAQGLSCDKKIDEIGEKITVLIDNGKNSGSGTLIKQEGNLYTVLTSFHNFKNTDLKYSIVTHDGQRYPLNVQSVKPLKSDIDLAEVKFRSNNNYQVAKLGNSDGVKRRDNVYVGGFRPKTANITVPLYDCLDGQVSANAKQVTVDGGYNLIYTNPTLKGMSGGPVLNQQGELIGIHGRGEDEYDNNKLDRYAGVPINFYLQLAAGNTKTPIIRPTPSKFTADDYFALAGEKYGKGDYQGAILAYNRVLNLNPNNTEALLYRGATYSKLKDYQKEIADYNQAIKINPNYAKAYYNRGIAHRNLKDYQKAIADYNQAIKLNPNYADAYNNRGVARYDLKDYQKAIADYNQAIKINPNYAEAYNNRGVAHRNLKDYQKAIADYNQAIKINPNYAEAYNNRGFARYNLKDYQKAIADYNQAIKINPNFDLAYNNRGIARYDLKDYQKAIADYNQAIKINPNYADAYYNRGLSYRNLGKHETAISDFRQAAKLYQQQGKSSDYQDALNRIRELQQR, encoded by the coding sequence ATGCAATATAAATACACTATCCCCACCTTATTTATCCTCACATCTGTTACCCTGACTCAACCAGCGACAGCACAGGGTTTATCCTGCGATAAAAAAATAGATGAAATTGGGGAAAAAATCACAGTTTTAATAGATAACGGTAAAAACTCAGGTTCGGGAACTTTAATCAAACAAGAAGGAAATCTTTATACTGTTCTCACTTCTTTTCATAATTTCAAAAATACTGACTTAAAATACTCTATTGTCACCCATGATGGCCAACGTTACCCCCTCAATGTGCAGAGTGTTAAACCTTTGAAATCTGATATAGATTTAGCAGAGGTAAAATTTAGGAGTAATAACAATTATCAAGTTGCTAAATTGGGGAATTCTGATGGAGTGAAACGTCGGGATAATGTTTATGTCGGTGGTTTTCGTCCCAAAACTGCCAATATTACTGTACCTTTGTATGACTGTTTAGATGGGCAAGTTTCTGCAAATGCTAAACAGGTAACTGTGGATGGTGGTTATAATTTAATTTATACTAATCCAACTCTCAAAGGGATGAGTGGGGGACCTGTGTTAAACCAGCAGGGAGAGTTGATAGGTATTCATGGTAGGGGTGAGGATGAATATGATAATAACAAGTTAGATAGATATGCTGGTGTTCCCATTAATTTTTATTTGCAACTAGCAGCAGGAAATACTAAAACCCCCATAATTCGTCCGACACCTTCTAAGTTTACTGCTGATGATTATTTTGCTTTAGCTGGAGAAAAGTATGGCAAGGGAGATTATCAAGGGGCTATATTAGCTTATAATCGAGTTCTTAATCTAAATCCTAATAACACCGAGGCTTTATTATATCGTGGTGCTACATATTCTAAGTTAAAAGATTATCAAAAAGAGATCGCAGATTATAATCAAGCTATTAAAATTAATCCTAACTATGCTAAAGCCTACTACAACCGGGGAATTGCACATCGTAATTTAAAAGATTATCAAAAAGCGATCGCAGATTATAATCAAGCTATTAAACTTAATCCTAACTATGCTGATGCCTACAATAACCGGGGAGTTGCACGTTATGATTTAAAAGATTATCAAAAAGCGATCGCAGATTATAATCAAGCTATTAAAATTAATCCTAACTATGCTGAAGCCTACAACAACCGGGGAGTTGCACATCGTAATTTAAAAGATTATCAAAAAGCGATCGCAGATTATAATCAAGCTATTAAAATTAATCCTAACTATGCTGAAGCCTACAACAACCGGGGATTTGCACGTTATAATTTAAAAGATTATCAAAAAGCGATCGCAGATTATAATCAAGCTATTAAAATTAATCCTAACTTTGATTTAGCCTACAACAACCGGGGAATTGCACGTTATGATTTAAAAGATTATCAAAAAGCGATCGCAGATTATAATCAAGCTATTAAAATTAATCCTAACTATGCTGATGCCTACTACAACCGGGGACTTTCATATAGGAATTTAGGAAAACATGAAACAGCAATATCTGACTTTCGACAAGCTGCAAAATTGTATCAACAACAGGGTAAAAGTTCAGATTACCAAGATGCTTTAAATAGAATCAGAGAATTACAACAACGATGA
- a CDS encoding protein kinase, with amino-acid sequence MIGRIIDGRYQIIKEIGNGAFGTTYLAEDSKRPGNPQCVVKHFTPENQDPELLKKAEELFDREAKILEKLGKHPQIPQLLAHIAENQDFFIVQEYIEGHDISQELPAGVLLSEDFVLKLLIEILEILVVIHEQEVIHRDLKPQNIRRRTTDKKIVIIDFGAVKQISTQNLGNQAQKHPTFIGTPGYTPPEQANGNPVFSSDIYAVGMIGIQALTGIQPQSLQPDSRTGKIIWKNDLQVSKKLANVLDKMVSYHHQDRYHTASLALKALVPLKPKSSQPLPIGGSFISKGLLLKIATSGLGIVGIILMVLFFNRPQSECGGNLASYENTEYKLSLEYPQCWFKNTTPNAVSGKIVSFIQPQTSARLIINSFEYLGTLDKLQEIQEQDITNNLADGKVVQKTESTIYFSNKEGRKIIATGKNGEEEIKNMYVMTLSDNMAYVITYSAAIDDYDQFLKTAETTIKSVAIK; translated from the coding sequence ATGATAGGTAGAATTATAGACGGACGATATCAAATTATCAAAGAAATAGGAAATGGTGCTTTTGGAACTACCTATTTAGCAGAAGACAGCAAACGTCCTGGAAATCCTCAGTGTGTTGTCAAGCATTTTACACCGGAAAATCAAGACCCGGAGCTATTAAAAAAAGCTGAAGAATTATTTGACAGAGAAGCGAAAATACTAGAAAAACTCGGTAAACATCCCCAAATCCCCCAACTTTTAGCACATATCGCTGAAAATCAAGATTTTTTTATTGTTCAAGAATATATAGAAGGACATGATATCTCTCAAGAATTACCTGCGGGTGTTCTTCTCAGTGAAGATTTTGTGCTTAAATTATTAATAGAAATTCTCGAAATTTTAGTAGTAATTCACGAACAAGAAGTAATTCACCGAGATTTAAAACCTCAAAATATCAGAAGAAGAACAACAGATAAAAAAATAGTAATTATTGATTTTGGTGCAGTCAAACAAATCAGCACGCAAAATTTAGGAAATCAAGCACAAAAACATCCAACATTTATTGGTACTCCTGGATATACACCACCAGAACAAGCAAACGGAAATCCTGTTTTTAGTAGTGATATTTATGCTGTGGGAATGATTGGTATTCAAGCACTAACGGGAATACAACCACAAAGTCTACAACCAGATAGTCGCACTGGAAAAATAATTTGGAAAAATGATCTTCAGGTTAGTAAAAAACTTGCAAATGTGTTAGATAAAATGGTCAGTTATCATCATCAAGACCGTTATCATACCGCAAGTTTAGCATTAAAAGCATTAGTACCTTTAAAACCCAAATCTTCCCAACCATTACCAATTGGAGGAAGTTTTATTTCTAAAGGTCTGTTGTTAAAAATTGCAACTTCAGGATTAGGAATAGTAGGAATAATTTTAATGGTTCTATTTTTTAATCGTCCTCAATCTGAATGTGGAGGAAATTTAGCAAGTTATGAAAATACAGAATATAAATTAAGTCTTGAATATCCTCAATGTTGGTTTAAAAATACAACACCAAATGCTGTTAGTGGTAAGATAGTTTCCTTTATTCAACCTCAAACTTCAGCTAGATTGATAATTAACAGTTTTGAATATTTAGGGACTTTAGATAAATTGCAAGAAATTCAAGAACAGGATATTACTAATAATTTAGCAGATGGGAAAGTTGTTCAGAAAACTGAAAGTACAATTTATTTCAGTAATAAAGAAGGGAGAAAAATTATTGCGACTGGTAAAAATGGTGAAGAGGAAATTAAAAATATGTATGTGATGACTTTGAGTGATAATATGGCTTATGTGATTACATATTCAGCAGCTATAGATGATTATGATCAGTTTTTAAAAACAGCGGAAACTACTATTAAATCTGTTGCAATTAAGTGA
- a CDS encoding SAM-dependent chlorinase/fluorinase — protein sequence MNKSRIITLLSDFGNNDVYVGVMKGVISQINPNLNLIDLTHQITPQNVTAGRFCLMNAYPYFSDGTVHLAVVDPGVGSKRRAIAVQLAQGYLVGPDNGIFSGIFSQHPIIAAVELNNYKYWRKSQPSSTFHGRDIFASVAAHLASGVSLQELGNQINPETLIRLNIGECQRKTNGVEGCIQYIDHFGNLVTNIPASCVESKPWYVKVNNLTIPGCTTYSDVKMGEVLALVGSHGWVEIAVNSGNAQKQLQMRYLDNVQVLFLQSY from the coding sequence ATGAATAAGTCAAGAATTATAACTTTATTGAGTGATTTTGGTAATAATGATGTATATGTTGGGGTAATGAAAGGTGTAATTTCTCAAATTAACCCAAATTTGAATTTAATAGATTTAACACACCAGATTACACCACAAAATGTTACCGCAGGTAGGTTTTGCTTGATGAATGCTTATCCTTATTTTTCCGATGGTACCGTACATTTAGCTGTGGTAGATCCGGGAGTTGGTAGTAAAAGGAGAGCGATCGCAGTACAATTAGCTCAAGGTTATCTTGTCGGACCCGATAACGGTATTTTTAGTGGTATTTTTTCACAACATCCGATTATCGCAGCAGTAGAATTAAATAATTATAAATATTGGCGGAAATCTCAACCTAGCAGCACTTTTCACGGTAGAGATATTTTCGCATCAGTCGCAGCACATTTAGCTAGTGGTGTATCTCTGCAAGAGTTAGGAAATCAAATCAATCCTGAAACTTTGATTAGGTTAAATATTGGTGAATGTCAAAGAAAAACCAATGGTGTAGAGGGTTGTATTCAATATATAGATCACTTTGGTAATTTAGTCACTAATATTCCTGCAAGTTGTGTAGAGAGTAAACCCTGGTATGTAAAAGTTAATAATTTAACTATCCCAGGATGTACTACTTACAGTGATGTGAAAATGGGGGAAGTTTTAGCTTTGGTTGGTAGTCACGGGTGGGTAGAAATTGCTGTAAATAGCGGTAATGCACAAAAGCAATTACAGATGAGATATCTTGATAATGTACAAGTCTTGTTTTTGCAGTCTTACTAA
- a CDS encoding DUF4351 domain-containing protein, whose protein sequence is MSYDNTCKYLAETYPQDFAKWLLSSDTSEVEILKTELNLEPIRADALIFLKVGNKILHLEFQTTPKSKTPLDFRMLDYYTRLKRQYWCDIYQVVIFLQPTTSDIVFNNQYVDTNTIHKYRVIRMWEEEPAPLLNNPALLPLATLAKTNSPENLLTQVADAVDMIESRTARENISVCTQLLAGLRFDRGLLKQLFREDIMEESVIYQDILLKGEERGLLKGKKREALDLILRLLKRRFGNIPVRIEEKLPNLALTQLEDLAEELLDFSQLDDLVNYMANIPE, encoded by the coding sequence TTGTCCTACGATAACACGTGTAAGTACCTAGCTGAAACCTATCCTCAAGATTTTGCTAAATGGTTACTCTCCTCTGATACATCAGAAGTAGAAATCTTGAAAACCGAACTTAACTTAGAACCCATTCGTGCAGATGCGTTAATTTTCTTGAAAGTCGGTAATAAAATTTTACATTTAGAATTTCAAACCACACCAAAATCTAAAACACCCCTTGATTTTCGGATGTTGGATTATTACACTCGTTTGAAACGTCAATATTGGTGTGATATTTACCAAGTGGTGATTTTTCTCCAACCTACCACTTCAGATATCGTGTTTAATAATCAATATGTGGACACCAACACTATCCACAAATACAGAGTCATCAGAATGTGGGAAGAAGAACCAGCACCTTTACTAAATAACCCCGCACTCTTACCTTTAGCAACTTTAGCAAAAACCAACTCACCAGAAAATCTGTTAACCCAAGTTGCTGATGCTGTAGATATGATTGAATCTAGAACAGCACGAGAAAATATTTCTGTTTGTACACAGCTTTTAGCTGGTTTACGGTTTGATAGAGGTTTGCTTAAACAACTATTTCGGGAGGATATTATGGAAGAATCAGTAATTTATCAGGATATTCTGCTAAAAGGTGAAGAACGGGGTTTACTCAAAGGTAAAAAAAGAGAAGCACTCGATTTAATTCTCCGTCTGTTAAAACGTCGTTTTGGTAATATTCCTGTGAGGATAGAAGAAAAACTTCCCAATTTAGCATTAACCCAATTGGAAGATTTAGCGGAAGAATTGTTAGATTTTTCCCAGCTAGATGATTTGGTTAATTATATGGCCAATATTCCTGAGTAA
- the rpsD gene encoding 30S ribosomal protein S4: MSRYRGPRLRIVRRLGELPGLTRKSARRAYPPGQHGQNRKKRTEYAIRLEEKQKLRLNYGLTEKQMLRYVRKARRVTGSTGKVLLQLMEMRLDNTVFRMGMAPTIPAARQLVNHGHVTVNGRVVNIASYQCRPGEEIGVRNREASKKLVEANLQYPGLANLPNHLEFDKNKLTGKVNTVIEREWVALQVNELLVVEYYSRKA, encoded by the coding sequence ATGTCCCGATATAGAGGGCCTCGCCTCAGAATTGTCCGCCGCTTAGGCGAATTACCAGGATTAACTCGTAAAAGTGCCAGACGTGCTTATCCACCAGGACAACACGGTCAAAACCGTAAAAAACGTACTGAATATGCTATTCGTCTCGAAGAAAAGCAAAAACTGCGTTTGAACTATGGTTTAACAGAAAAGCAAATGCTCCGTTATGTACGGAAAGCTAGACGTGTTACTGGTTCTACCGGAAAAGTCTTGCTTCAATTAATGGAAATGCGCTTGGATAACACAGTTTTTCGCATGGGTATGGCTCCTACCATTCCCGCAGCACGTCAACTGGTAAATCATGGTCACGTGACCGTTAATGGTCGTGTCGTGAATATTGCCAGCTATCAGTGCCGTCCTGGTGAAGAAATTGGTGTCAGAAATAGAGAAGCATCCAAAAAATTGGTAGAAGCTAATTTGCAGTATCCCGGTTTAGCTAACCTTCCCAATCATTTAGAGTTTGATAAAAACAAGTTGACTGGTAAAGTCAATACTGTGATTGAGAGAGAATGGGTAGCGCTACAGGTGAATGAACTGCTCGTGGTGGAATACTACTCACGGAAAGCTTAA
- a CDS encoding COP23 domain-containing protein, with the protein MKNKLFTTFISGCLLALATTLSISEPSYAGGTKFYCAVLGGEYFTFARTEDGRRYKVMGWTSTDFPKPYNLKYRCTTVSSRFQRSYDNGTLKRIATGTLNSEPVICAGSNSNIVCNSRNLLFTLKRGAKAKTVANRLFNRNALASGEIITQNSDPDHIMFNFDIYLDNLAAE; encoded by the coding sequence ATGAAAAATAAACTATTCACAACTTTTATTTCTGGGTGTTTACTGGCTTTAGCTACTACTTTGAGTATCAGTGAACCTAGTTATGCTGGAGGTACTAAGTTTTACTGTGCTGTACTAGGTGGTGAATATTTTACCTTTGCGCGGACGGAAGATGGGAGAAGATATAAGGTGATGGGTTGGACTTCTACAGATTTTCCTAAACCTTATAATCTTAAATACCGCTGTACTACAGTCTCATCGAGATTTCAGAGAAGTTATGATAACGGAACTCTAAAAAGAATTGCTACGGGTACACTCAATAGTGAACCTGTTATTTGTGCTGGAAGCAACTCTAATATAGTCTGTAACAGCAGAAATTTACTATTTACTCTCAAACGGGGTGCAAAGGCAAAAACCGTAGCTAATAGACTATTTAATCGCAATGCTTTAGCATCTGGTGAAATTATCACTCAAAATAGTGATCCTGATCATATCATGTTTAATTTTGATATCTATTTGGATAATTTAGCAGCTGAGTAA
- the moaA gene encoding GTP 3',8-cyclase MoaA, with product MNQVDYLRISLIDRCNFRCLYCMPEGAELQYILKQQLLTDQEIITLLQEVFIPLGFTRFRLTGGEPLLRPHVVDLVSKIAHLPQTQDLAMTTNGFLLAPIAQNLYDAGLRRINISLDSLDPDIFEQIIGNHGRKRWQQVWEGIQKAYEVGFDPLKLNVVVIPGVNDHEVLELAALTINKNWHVRFIEFMPIGNGDLFGDRGWVSSAELRDRIRQRWGLTESAVRGNGPADVFQIPGAKGTLGFISQMSECFCDRCNRVRLAADGWLRPCLLNETGQIDLKSSLRAGISTFQLQEQVRNLLNFKSEINFKQRDPGTLGTYTRTMSQIGG from the coding sequence ATGAATCAAGTGGACTATCTCCGCATTAGTTTAATTGACCGCTGTAATTTTCGCTGTTTGTACTGTATGCCAGAGGGTGCAGAATTACAATATATTCTCAAACAACAATTATTAACTGATCAAGAAATAATAACTCTTCTCCAAGAAGTATTTATTCCTCTTGGTTTCACTCGCTTTCGCTTAACTGGGGGTGAACCTCTACTGCGTCCTCATGTGGTGGATTTGGTTAGTAAAATTGCCCATCTTCCCCAAACTCAAGATTTGGCAATGACTACCAATGGGTTTTTATTAGCACCCATAGCCCAAAATCTCTATGACGCTGGGTTAAGAAGAATTAACATTAGTTTAGATTCTCTTGATCCAGATATTTTTGAGCAAATTATCGGTAATCATGGTCGTAAACGTTGGCAACAAGTCTGGGAAGGGATTCAAAAAGCTTATGAGGTGGGATTTGACCCGCTGAAGTTAAATGTTGTAGTTATACCCGGTGTAAATGACCATGAAGTGTTGGAATTAGCCGCTTTAACAATTAATAAAAATTGGCACGTGCGATTTATTGAATTTATGCCGATTGGTAATGGTGATTTGTTTGGCGATCGCGGTTGGGTTTCTTCCGCTGAATTACGCGATCGCATTCGTCAACGTTGGGGTTTAACAGAATCAGCAGTGCGTGGTAACGGGCCGGCGGATGTATTTCAAATTCCCGGTGCGAAGGGAACACTCGGTTTTATTAGTCAGATGTCAGAATGCTTTTGCGATCGCTGTAACCGAGTTCGTCTTGCCGCTGATGGTTGGTTACGTCCCTGTTTATTAAATGAAACTGGTCAAATAGATTTAAAATCTTCCTTACGTGCTGGCATTAGCACTTTTCAATTACAAGAACAAGTTAGAAATCTATTAAACTTTAAATCAGAAATTAACTTTAAACAACGCGACCCAGGCACTCTCGGCACTTACACCCGTACCATGTCGCAAATTGGGGGTTAG
- a CDS encoding photosystem I assembly protein Ycf3 → MPRTQKNDNFVDKSFTVMADIILKMLPTNKKAKEAFVYYRDGMSAQAEGEYAEALEYYEEALTLEEDTNDKSYILYNMGLIYASNGDHDKALEFYHQAIELNPRLPQALNNIAVIYHFQGEKAKEEGDNDAGEALFDQAADYWIRAIRLAPNNYIEAQNWLKTTGRSQIDVFF, encoded by the coding sequence ATGCCAAGAACACAGAAAAACGATAACTTTGTTGACAAGTCTTTTACCGTCATGGCAGATATTATTCTGAAAATGCTGCCAACTAACAAAAAAGCTAAAGAGGCATTTGTATATTATCGTGATGGTATGTCAGCCCAGGCTGAGGGTGAATATGCTGAAGCTTTAGAATATTATGAGGAAGCTCTAACGTTGGAAGAAGATACCAATGATAAGAGTTACATTCTCTATAATATGGGTCTGATTTATGCCAGTAATGGTGATCATGATAAAGCGTTAGAATTTTATCATCAAGCCATTGAGTTAAATCCTCGTTTACCCCAGGCTTTAAATAATATTGCTGTGATTTATCATTTTCAAGGTGAGAAGGCTAAGGAAGAGGGAGATAACGACGCTGGAGAAGCTTTATTTGACCAAGCCGCAGATTATTGGATTCGCGCAATTCGCCTTGCTCCTAATAATTACATTGAAGCACAAAACTGGTTAAAAACTACCGGGCGATCGCAAATTGACGTATTCTTTTAA
- the hetR gene encoding heterocyst differentiation master regulator HetR, whose protein sequence is MTNDIDLIKRLGPSAMDQIMLYLAFSAMRTSGHRHGAFLDAAATAAKCAIYMTYLEQGQNLRMTGHLHHLEPKRVKIIVEEVRLALTEGKLLKMLGSQEPRYLIQLPYVWMEKFPWQPGRSRVPGTSLTGEEKKQIERKLPKNLPDAQLVTSFEFLELIEFLHKRSQEELPQNHQMPLSEALAEHIKRRLLYSGTVTRIDSPWGMPFYALTRPFYAPADDQERTYTMVEDTARYFRMMKNWAERKTHSMRAVEELDIPMEKMEQAMEELDEIVRAWADKYHQDGGIPMILQMAFGNQDD, encoded by the coding sequence ATGACTAACGACATAGATCTGATCAAACGTCTTGGTCCAAGTGCGATGGATCAGATCATGCTTTATCTGGCGTTTAGTGCCATGCGAACCAGTGGACATAGGCATGGAGCATTTTTAGATGCAGCAGCAACGGCAGCTAAATGTGCGATTTATATGACCTATCTGGAGCAGGGACAAAACCTGCGAATGACTGGGCATTTGCATCACCTTGAGCCAAAGCGAGTAAAAATTATAGTTGAAGAAGTCAGACTGGCTCTGACTGAAGGTAAATTGTTGAAAATGCTAGGTTCTCAAGAACCACGCTACTTGATTCAATTGCCCTATGTCTGGATGGAGAAATTTCCTTGGCAACCAGGGAGATCCCGTGTTCCAGGAACAAGTTTGACAGGGGAAGAGAAAAAACAAATTGAGCGCAAGTTGCCTAAAAACTTGCCTGATGCTCAGTTAGTAACTTCCTTTGAGTTTTTGGAATTAATTGAATTCTTGCACAAGCGATCGCAAGAGGAATTACCACAAAACCATCAAATGCCTTTGAGTGAAGCCCTAGCAGAGCATATTAAACGTCGGTTGCTTTACTCAGGAACAGTTACACGCATTGACTCACCTTGGGGAATGCCGTTTTATGCCCTAACTCGTCCTTTCTATGCCCCAGCAGATGACCAAGAACGTACCTATACGATGGTCGAAGACACTGCTCGCTATTTTCGCATGATGAAAAACTGGGCAGAGAGAAAAACCCATTCTATGCGTGCTGTAGAAGAACTGGATATCCCAATGGAAAAAATGGAGCAAGCTATGGAAGAACTAGATGAAATTGTCCGCGCTTGGGCAGATAAGTATCACCAAGACGGAGGTATACCGATGATTTTACAAATGGCTTTTGGTAATCAAGACGACTAA
- the gatC gene encoding Asp-tRNA(Asn)/Glu-tRNA(Gln) amidotransferase subunit GatC translates to MIDREQVHKVANLARLELTPEEEEKFSNQLSDILDYIEQLSELDVTDVAPTTRAIDVSNVTREDNLQPYPEREAILSSAPEQEGDFFKVPKILNAD, encoded by the coding sequence ATGATAGATCGTGAACAAGTCCACAAAGTAGCTAATCTTGCTCGGTTAGAATTGACACCAGAGGAAGAGGAGAAATTTTCTAACCAACTTAGTGATATTCTGGATTACATCGAGCAGTTGAGTGAACTTGATGTTACTGATGTAGCACCGACAACTAGAGCTATTGATGTTAGTAATGTAACCAGAGAGGATAATTTACAACCTTATCCTGAACGGGAAGCGATTCTCAGCAGCGCACCTGAACAGGAAGGTGATTTCTTCAAAGTTCCTAAAATCCTCAATGCTGATTAA
- a CDS encoding serine protease, protein MLDFNIIKLITCISGLSLLLSASSANLTVYAENSHLDKPKTIFSPPQIKQRGKDITVKVISTQFLGSGILLKRTDNIYRILTNAHVLAADEPPYQIVTPDGKVHQAEVLKNPDLEKYDLAMLEFSSNENYAVAVIGDKPKTGDEVFVVGFPINQENSEVEEFTLTTGKIALILDKALEKGYQIGYTNQLDKGMSGGALLNQQGELVGVNGMHAYPIWDVPSIFIDGTPAADTLHQKIIRLSWAVPINKLKPNDKK, encoded by the coding sequence TTGCTTGATTTTAACATTATCAAATTAATTACTTGTATTAGTGGTTTATCTTTGTTGCTTTCAGCTTCATCTGCAAATTTGACAGTTTATGCTGAAAATTCCCATCTGGATAAACCCAAAACCATATTTTCCCCACCGCAGATAAAACAACGAGGGAAAGATATTACTGTGAAAGTGATATCAACGCAGTTTTTGGGTTCTGGAATTTTACTGAAGCGAACAGATAATATTTATAGGATATTAACCAATGCTCATGTGTTAGCAGCAGACGAACCACCTTATCAAATAGTAACTCCAGATGGGAAAGTGCATCAAGCCGAAGTATTAAAAAATCCTGATTTAGAAAAGTATGATTTAGCAATGTTGGAATTTTCCAGCAATGAAAATTATGCAGTTGCGGTTATTGGAGACAAACCCAAAACCGGAGATGAGGTATTTGTAGTTGGTTTTCCCATCAACCAAGAAAATAGCGAAGTCGAAGAATTTACACTCACCACCGGGAAAATAGCCTTAATTTTAGATAAAGCCTTAGAAAAAGGATATCAAATAGGATACACCAACCAACTAGATAAAGGTATGAGCGGGGGAGCATTATTAAATCAACAGGGTGAGTTAGTCGGTGTCAACGGAATGCACGCTTACCCAATTTGGGATGTTCCCTCTATTTTTATAGATGGTACACCAGCAGCGGACACATTACATCAAAAAATAATTCGTCTAAGTTGGGCAGTACCCATAAACAAACTAAAACCCAACGACAAAAAATAA